The proteins below come from a single Alkalispirillum mobile genomic window:
- the prsR gene encoding PEP-CTERM-box response regulator transcription factor: MGEALKLLIVEDDQGLQSQLRWCFEGYEVLEAKDRSSAMAQVRRHLPQLVTLDLGLPPDPANASEGLAVLEEILAVSPETKVVVVTGNDERRHALQAVSLGAYDFYIKPVDADVLRLIVDRAARLYELEQENRQLAQGNDSPLNGVITMDPGMLKVCRMVERVAPADATVLLLGDSGTGKEVLARAVHDLSPRAKERFVAINCAAIPENLLESELFGYEKGAFTGATRQTIGKIEHAHKGTLFLDEIGDLPLSLQAKLLRFLQERTVERLGGRNVIPVDIRVIGATNQDLGQLIRTGDFREDLYYRISEISIDIPPLRDRAGDPSLLAHAFLDRFAQEQRKPRRGFSSDALSAIEHYDWPGNVREMENVIRRAVIMADGQRITADDLGLEPREDPEQLIRLREARDAAEQETIIKAMGRTNGNIAQAADMLGVTRPTLYSLLDKYGLR, translated from the coding sequence GTGGGAGAGGCGCTTAAACTACTCATCGTCGAGGACGACCAGGGTCTGCAAAGCCAACTGCGGTGGTGTTTCGAAGGGTACGAGGTACTTGAGGCCAAGGACCGAAGCAGCGCCATGGCGCAGGTCCGGCGGCACCTGCCGCAGCTGGTCACGCTGGACCTGGGGCTCCCGCCCGACCCGGCCAATGCCTCCGAGGGCCTGGCCGTACTGGAGGAGATCCTGGCCGTGTCGCCAGAGACCAAGGTGGTCGTAGTGACCGGCAACGACGAGCGCCGACACGCCCTGCAGGCCGTCTCCCTGGGGGCCTACGACTTTTACATCAAGCCGGTGGACGCGGACGTGCTACGCCTGATCGTCGATCGCGCCGCACGGCTCTACGAGCTGGAACAGGAGAATCGCCAGCTGGCGCAAGGCAATGACTCGCCGCTCAACGGCGTCATCACCATGGACCCCGGCATGCTGAAGGTCTGCCGCATGGTGGAGCGGGTGGCCCCCGCCGACGCCACCGTGCTGCTACTGGGCGACAGCGGCACCGGCAAAGAGGTGCTGGCCCGCGCCGTGCACGACCTGAGCCCCCGGGCCAAAGAACGCTTCGTGGCCATCAACTGCGCCGCCATCCCGGAAAACCTGCTGGAGAGCGAGCTGTTCGGCTACGAGAAGGGCGCCTTCACCGGCGCCACGCGCCAGACCATCGGCAAGATCGAGCACGCGCACAAGGGTACGCTGTTCCTCGACGAGATCGGGGACCTGCCCTTGAGCCTGCAGGCCAAGCTGCTGCGCTTCCTGCAGGAACGCACCGTGGAACGCCTGGGCGGACGCAACGTGATACCCGTGGACATCCGCGTTATCGGTGCCACCAACCAGGATCTTGGGCAACTCATCCGCACCGGTGACTTCCGGGAGGATCTTTACTACCGCATCAGCGAGATCAGCATCGACATCCCGCCCCTGCGCGACCGGGCCGGTGATCCCAGCTTGTTGGCACACGCGTTCCTGGACCGTTTCGCCCAGGAGCAGCGCAAGCCCCGGCGGGGCTTCTCATCGGATGCCCTGTCCGCAATCGAACACTACGACTGGCCAGGCAACGTCCGCGAGATGGAAAACGTCATCCGCCGGGCCGTGATCATGGCCGACGGCCAGCGCATCACCGCGGATGACCTGGGGCTTGAGCCCCGGGAGGACCCGGAGCAGCTAATCCGCCTGCGCGAGGCGCGGGATGCGGCGGAACAGGAAACCATCATCAAGGCGATGGGCCGGACCAACGGCAACATCGCCCAGGCCGCTGACATGCTTGGGGTTACCCGCCCCACCCTGTACAGCCTTCTCGACAAGTACGGACTGAGGTAA
- the prsT gene encoding XrtA/PEP-CTERM system TPR-repeat protein PrsT yields the protein MTAPIIKHTQRNPFRRGALVAALASAALALGACDGVGGSSEADHLERAAKHMDEGRYDSAVIEYRNALQQNADAETRALLGLAHKRQGRLDDGINHLQRGLEAGADTKRYTPHLARALFRVDRWGDIADLSLPEGLDDSERAQLLAYQALGHFQRGDSEAGTEALDSARALDPDLAEVHLAEAFQALSAGETDAAWQAVEAALSADDSLAAAWGTKGDLSQWRGDTDGALAAYGKAVELRPQVISNRFKRALVLVEQGDLDKAREDADFLREGAPGHPAGHYLTGLIHYERGDRSASRPHFQEALSAHRNYRPAMQHLASVQLSAGNLSQAEHLLERYHATGNGTAMSYRLKARLRVEQGRPEAAREVLAEALERQPELITGLGEQLAVLHMEAGDAEQSIRTLRQALVAQPDSVELQEMLGVALLQSGDADQGLAMLQQVADTTPEIVRADIVVAVGHLNAGRYEEALAAGERIREKQPDSPNGYNFMAAALLGMNEIDEARLVYQEGMAKLPGDPSLGMNLAMMELVQENREAGIAALEAIQEHNPGHAPSAMRLAELAHQDGDTGASTRWLEKTIEHHPQEAQPYLLLARLQLDGGAPGEAATTLERGLEHHPEHPLMLFALGDIREQQGDHESAASLFHDLTAVDEDNAEAYYRQARNLTALGDNDGARTALERAVELEPDDLSARIALVRLLAADGEIEAARAAFEPLETGDHQDRPVVKAQRGWFHNEAGRYEEAAAAYGEALASETRRSWTLARYRAQLQADQPDAAKQTLQDWLERHPGDGVARHLLAARLMEGNQTDEAETLYREQIEQYPEDYLALNNLAWLLRESRPEEALGLAEQAAELAPEAPEILDTLGVVLLYNSRPDEAREVLEKAHEIAPGQPGIQFNLARSLEAAGDTERARAVLDRLLADESDFPDRQRAEELLQTLDG from the coding sequence ATGACCGCACCGATCATCAAGCACACCCAGAGAAACCCCTTCCGGCGCGGCGCCCTGGTCGCTGCCCTTGCCTCGGCTGCACTCGCCCTGGGCGCCTGTGACGGCGTCGGGGGCAGTTCTGAAGCAGACCACCTGGAGCGGGCCGCCAAGCACATGGACGAAGGCAGGTATGACTCGGCGGTCATCGAATACCGTAACGCCCTGCAGCAGAACGCCGATGCCGAAACCCGTGCCCTGCTTGGCCTGGCCCACAAGCGGCAGGGCCGCCTGGACGACGGCATCAATCACCTGCAGCGGGGTCTGGAGGCGGGCGCCGATACCAAGCGCTACACGCCGCACTTGGCGCGCGCCCTGTTCCGGGTAGACCGCTGGGGCGATATCGCCGATTTGTCACTGCCGGAGGGGCTGGATGACTCCGAGCGGGCACAGTTACTCGCTTACCAGGCACTGGGGCATTTCCAACGCGGCGACAGCGAGGCGGGCACCGAGGCGCTGGACAGCGCCCGGGCACTGGACCCCGACCTGGCCGAAGTGCACCTGGCAGAGGCTTTCCAGGCGCTGTCGGCCGGTGAAACCGATGCCGCCTGGCAGGCCGTTGAAGCCGCGCTCTCAGCCGATGACTCCCTGGCTGCCGCATGGGGCACCAAGGGGGATCTCTCGCAATGGCGTGGGGACACCGACGGTGCCCTGGCGGCGTACGGCAAGGCGGTGGAATTGCGCCCGCAGGTCATATCCAACCGCTTCAAGCGCGCGCTGGTGCTCGTGGAGCAGGGTGATCTAGACAAGGCCCGGGAGGACGCCGACTTCCTGCGGGAAGGTGCGCCCGGCCACCCTGCGGGGCATTACCTGACCGGGCTGATCCACTACGAACGCGGGGACCGCTCTGCCTCCCGCCCCCACTTCCAGGAAGCCCTCTCGGCCCACCGCAATTACCGGCCCGCCATGCAGCACCTGGCCTCGGTGCAGCTGAGCGCCGGCAACCTCTCCCAGGCCGAGCACCTGCTGGAGCGCTACCACGCTACCGGCAACGGAACGGCCATGAGCTACCGGCTCAAGGCGCGCCTGCGGGTGGAACAGGGTCGGCCGGAAGCGGCCCGCGAGGTGCTGGCCGAGGCCCTGGAACGGCAGCCCGAACTGATCACCGGCCTGGGGGAACAACTCGCCGTGCTGCACATGGAGGCCGGAGACGCCGAGCAGAGCATCCGCACCCTCCGCCAGGCGCTGGTGGCACAACCGGACTCCGTGGAGCTTCAGGAAATGCTGGGTGTTGCACTCCTGCAGAGCGGGGATGCCGATCAGGGCCTCGCCATGCTCCAGCAGGTCGCGGACACCACCCCGGAGATCGTCCGGGCCGATATCGTCGTGGCGGTGGGTCACCTGAACGCCGGGCGCTACGAAGAGGCACTGGCCGCCGGGGAACGCATCCGCGAGAAACAACCGGACAGCCCCAACGGCTACAACTTCATGGCCGCCGCGCTGCTCGGCATGAACGAGATCGACGAGGCCCGCCTGGTCTACCAGGAGGGGATGGCCAAACTGCCCGGCGACCCGTCGCTGGGTATGAACTTGGCGATGATGGAGCTCGTCCAGGAAAACCGTGAAGCAGGCATCGCCGCGCTGGAGGCGATCCAGGAGCACAACCCGGGGCATGCCCCCTCGGCCATGAGACTGGCGGAGCTCGCGCACCAGGACGGGGACACCGGGGCCAGCACGCGCTGGCTGGAAAAGACCATTGAACACCATCCGCAGGAGGCCCAGCCCTACCTGTTGCTGGCCCGCCTGCAGCTAGACGGGGGGGCACCGGGAGAAGCCGCGACGACGCTGGAACGGGGCCTGGAACATCATCCGGAACACCCCCTCATGCTCTTCGCGCTGGGCGACATCCGCGAGCAGCAGGGCGACCACGAGTCGGCGGCAAGCCTGTTCCATGACTTGACGGCGGTGGACGAAGACAATGCCGAGGCCTACTACCGTCAGGCCCGAAATCTCACCGCCCTGGGGGATAATGACGGCGCGCGTACCGCACTGGAGCGGGCGGTGGAGCTCGAGCCGGATGACCTGAGCGCCCGGATTGCCCTAGTCCGACTGCTGGCAGCGGACGGCGAGATCGAGGCGGCACGAGCGGCTTTCGAACCACTGGAGACCGGGGATCACCAGGATCGCCCCGTGGTCAAGGCACAGCGAGGCTGGTTCCACAACGAGGCCGGACGGTACGAGGAAGCTGCCGCGGCATATGGCGAGGCGCTGGCGAGCGAAACCCGGCGGAGCTGGACGCTTGCCCGTTACCGGGCCCAGTTACAGGCTGATCAGCCCGATGCCGCCAAGCAGACCCTGCAGGATTGGCTGGAGCGCCACCCCGGTGACGGGGTCGCCCGTCACCTGCTGGCGGCCCGCCTGATGGAAGGCAACCAGACGGACGAGGCCGAGACGCTGTACCGTGAGCAGATAGAGCAGTACCCGGAGGACTACCTGGCCCTGAACAACCTCGCCTGGCTGCTCCGGGAATCCCGGCCGGAGGAGGCGCTGGGCCTTGCCGAGCAGGCGGCGGAACTGGCGCCCGAAGCGCCGGAGATCCTGGATACGCTCGGTGTCGTGTTGCTTTACAACTCGCGTCCCGACGAGGCGCGGGAGGTTCTCGAAAAGGCGCACGAAATCGCACCGGGCCAGCCGGGTATCCAGTTCAACCTGGCGCGCAGCCTGGAGGCGGCCGGGGATACCGAGCGGGCCAGGGCGGTCCTGGACCGGCTTCTGGCCGACGAGAGCGACTTCCCCGACCGACAACGGGCCGAGGAGCTGCTGCAGACGCTGGATGGCTGA
- a CDS encoding PEP-CTERM sorting domain-containing protein, with protein sequence MKRYTRLMAAAGLTAGLGLAGNPAVASLYEDVNIEHTRDGNAFTTEIFNQLEFRFLAETTQFGDGPAPVEGDTFSDSGAGQVRDIFEPGGSAPVFDANVRDRLGFVWNDLTGSLGSFTSGAPGTLTTTSQYDPGAIFSWYYGDDVIDWSNTNMQANQASVTDGDRGNLVQVLELTLTGGSADLTFEDDEGVAGDFIRGSYRFDFEVTNALAGFWKIGDLDFADFLDEDAPFKFSLVADANANARDPVIDDDVEDALFVTTTGGTGQIGFNRVPEPGSLALMGSGLLLLAGLITLVGRRSRAVEPTAA encoded by the coding sequence ATGAAAAGGTATACCCGCCTCATGGCAGCAGCCGGGCTTACCGCGGGACTGGGTTTGGCAGGGAATCCCGCCGTGGCCAGCCTCTACGAAGACGTGAACATTGAGCACACGCGAGACGGAAACGCCTTCACGACAGAGATCTTCAACCAACTGGAATTCCGTTTTCTGGCGGAGACCACTCAATTCGGGGATGGACCGGCTCCCGTGGAGGGAGATACCTTCTCGGATTCCGGCGCGGGCCAGGTAAGAGACATCTTTGAACCCGGCGGATCAGCTCCCGTATTTGACGCCAACGTCCGGGACAGACTGGGTTTCGTCTGGAATGACCTGACCGGCTCGCTCGGCAGCTTTACCTCGGGTGCCCCCGGGACGCTCACCACAACGTCGCAGTACGACCCGGGCGCCATCTTCAGTTGGTATTACGGCGATGACGTAATCGACTGGAGCAACACCAACATGCAAGCCAACCAGGCTTCAGTCACGGATGGCGACAGGGGAAACTTGGTGCAGGTGCTTGAGTTGACTCTGACCGGCGGCTCCGCCGACCTGACCTTCGAGGATGATGAGGGCGTGGCCGGTGACTTCATCCGCGGTTCTTATCGCTTCGACTTCGAAGTCACGAACGCACTCGCGGGCTTTTGGAAGATCGGTGACCTTGATTTCGCTGACTTCCTTGATGAAGACGCGCCGTTCAAGTTCTCCTTGGTCGCCGACGCCAACGCGAATGCCCGCGACCCTGTTATTGATGATGACGTCGAGGACGCCCTGTTCGTCACCACGACAGGCGGTACCGGGCAGATCGGGTTCAACCGCGTACCCGAGCCGGGCTCCCTGGCGCTGATGGGCTCTGGCCTGCTCCTGCTGGCCGGCCTGATCACCCTGGTGGGTCGTCGCAGCCGCGCGGTGGAGCCGACGGCAGCCTGA
- a CDS encoding efflux RND transporter permease subunit: MRWLLDRPRLALAALALLVLGPGPLLLQVNLDNAPEAYFPTDAPAVVLDNELREEFPQDQVLVALFEGPQLFEADFLGRLHGLVEDLERHDRVERVLGLTSTDHIRATEDGFSVERLVEADDLGRLDAEGWRDRALGDRFAPGLIISETGEATALVVRPHVLEDSLQRLELEQLLRRSIAEHGLEAELTAVAGHVALDVAQLRAMIGDLALLVPGTMGIGLLLLWWLFRRWLVVGLAAATISAVTGSALALLVLTGKPFTLITAIMPPLLTALTVAMMMHFFNAVLHAAQRGYQGRARVEAALQAVARPTLFMALTTAAGLASLSVSPIRPIEAFGQVSAFGVLVAAACVLGLLPAILARYDHGPWVRQRRGMRQLDGFLRWSAHLAVRRAGWVVGAAVLLFVVAIPQIRHVEVETDLYAFFDEGHEITRATRQVESQLSGVMAMEVVFDGPDWDSLMAPERLQAIERVQDWLDARPEVDYSLSLPDLVAEMHWAFNEEDPDYRTVPDNEQLVAQYLFIYDGQDLWDVVDRDFTRSRLLLNLNATGAQELNALMADLRDHLEAEPAADLEWDIAGMGRLFADQERLLIQGQLHSLLVVVGLLSVLMLLMWRSVPVAAASMVPNLTPIVLIFSLMGLLGIWLDMATAMIASVAVGIAVDDTIHILHAYLRRRRAGSPVAWAVARSFRQSGRAVTATTIVLIAQFLLVSLSDFQPTQSFGLLTAFGLAAALLYDLLVLPAMLVLFSRMTAGRVG; encoded by the coding sequence ATGCGATGGTTACTGGATCGACCGCGGCTGGCGCTGGCGGCGCTTGCCTTATTGGTGCTCGGCCCCGGGCCTTTGCTGCTGCAGGTGAACCTGGATAACGCCCCGGAGGCCTACTTCCCCACCGATGCCCCGGCCGTGGTGCTGGATAACGAACTGCGCGAGGAGTTCCCCCAGGACCAGGTGCTGGTGGCCCTGTTCGAAGGGCCCCAGCTGTTCGAGGCCGACTTCCTCGGCCGGTTGCATGGGCTGGTGGAGGACCTGGAACGCCACGACCGGGTGGAACGGGTACTGGGGCTGACCAGCACCGACCACATCCGCGCCACCGAGGATGGCTTCTCGGTGGAGCGGCTGGTGGAAGCCGACGATCTCGGCCGCCTGGACGCCGAGGGTTGGCGGGACCGGGCCCTGGGCGACCGCTTCGCTCCGGGCCTGATCATCTCCGAGACGGGGGAGGCCACTGCATTGGTGGTGCGCCCTCACGTGCTGGAGGACAGCCTGCAGCGCCTGGAGCTGGAACAGTTGCTGCGCCGGTCCATCGCCGAGCACGGGCTGGAGGCGGAGCTGACCGCCGTTGCCGGCCATGTGGCGCTGGACGTGGCGCAACTGCGTGCCATGATCGGCGACCTGGCCCTGCTGGTGCCGGGCACCATGGGGATCGGCCTGCTGCTGCTCTGGTGGCTGTTTCGGCGCTGGCTGGTGGTCGGCCTGGCCGCGGCGACCATCAGTGCCGTGACCGGCTCGGCCCTCGCCCTGCTGGTGCTCACCGGCAAGCCCTTCACCCTGATCACCGCCATCATGCCGCCGCTGCTCACCGCGCTCACCGTGGCTATGATGATGCACTTCTTCAACGCGGTGCTGCACGCCGCCCAGCGGGGGTATCAGGGCCGGGCGCGGGTCGAGGCAGCCCTGCAGGCGGTGGCGCGCCCCACCCTGTTCATGGCGCTGACTACCGCCGCCGGGCTGGCCTCGCTCAGCGTCAGCCCCATCCGTCCCATCGAGGCCTTTGGCCAGGTCTCCGCCTTCGGCGTGCTGGTGGCAGCGGCCTGCGTGCTGGGCCTGCTGCCGGCGATCCTTGCCCGCTACGACCATGGCCCCTGGGTGCGTCAACGCCGGGGGATGCGGCAGCTGGACGGCTTCCTCCGGTGGTCTGCCCACCTGGCGGTCCGCCGGGCCGGCTGGGTGGTGGGCGCGGCCGTGCTGCTGTTTGTCGTGGCCATCCCGCAGATTCGCCACGTGGAGGTGGAAACCGACCTTTACGCCTTCTTCGACGAGGGCCACGAGATCACCCGCGCCACCCGCCAGGTGGAGTCGCAGCTCTCCGGCGTGATGGCCATGGAGGTGGTCTTCGACGGGCCCGACTGGGACAGCCTGATGGCCCCCGAAAGGCTGCAGGCCATCGAACGGGTGCAGGACTGGCTGGATGCGCGCCCCGAGGTGGACTACAGCCTGTCACTCCCTGACCTGGTGGCGGAGATGCACTGGGCCTTCAACGAGGAGGACCCGGACTACCGGACCGTACCCGACAACGAGCAACTGGTGGCCCAGTACCTGTTCATCTACGACGGCCAGGACCTGTGGGACGTGGTGGATCGCGACTTCACCCGCAGCCGGCTGCTGCTCAACCTGAATGCTACCGGCGCCCAGGAGCTCAACGCGCTGATGGCCGACCTGCGCGACCATCTGGAGGCGGAGCCGGCGGCGGACCTGGAGTGGGATATCGCCGGCATGGGCCGGCTGTTCGCCGACCAGGAGCGGCTACTGATCCAGGGGCAGTTACACAGCCTGCTGGTGGTGGTGGGGCTGTTGTCGGTATTGATGCTGCTGATGTGGCGTTCCGTGCCCGTGGCAGCGGCCAGCATGGTGCCCAACCTGACGCCCATCGTGCTGATCTTCTCGCTGATGGGGCTGCTCGGGATCTGGCTGGACATGGCCACGGCCATGATTGCCAGCGTGGCGGTGGGGATCGCCGTGGACGACACCATTCACATCCTGCACGCTTACCTGCGCCGCCGGCGTGCCGGGAGCCCAGTGGCCTGGGCGGTGGCCCGCAGCTTCAGGCAGAGCGGTCGGGCAGTTACCGCGACCACCATCGTGCTGATCGCACAGTTCCTGCTGGTGAGCCTGTCGGACTTCCAGCCCACCCAGAGCTTTGGCCTGCTCACCGCCTTTGGGCTGGCGGCGGCACTGCTGTACGACCTGTTGGTGCTGCCCGCCATGTTGGTGCTGTTCAGTCGAATGACAGCCGGAAGGGTGGGGTGA
- a CDS encoding outer membrane lipoprotein-sorting protein — MLGLALSMPGWADEQAGAELAQQVYDRPEGNDAVTRGRMVLGGEGRRERVRESYEYRLEGEEDESWNLIRFTSPSNIADTGLLVHNRPEGASDQWLFLPAAQRVRRISSENRGGSFVQSELWFEDLEDREPHKDSHRLLGEDSYEGTEVKLLESVPVDAGNSVYSKRLSWVHPDTHIPLRIDFYQDGDEPVKRLTVERIERIQGYWTVMSSTMTDLRQGRTTRLEVEEVVYDQGLPRDLFTSRALSDPSRETDYRP; from the coding sequence ATGTTGGGCCTTGCTCTAAGTATGCCCGGTTGGGCCGACGAGCAGGCCGGCGCCGAGCTGGCACAGCAGGTCTACGACCGCCCGGAAGGCAACGATGCCGTGACCCGCGGCCGCATGGTGCTGGGCGGTGAAGGGCGCCGCGAGCGCGTGCGCGAGAGCTACGAATACCGCCTGGAGGGCGAGGAGGACGAGAGCTGGAACCTGATCCGTTTCACCAGCCCGTCCAATATCGCCGACACCGGGCTGCTGGTGCATAACCGGCCGGAAGGGGCCAGCGACCAGTGGCTGTTCCTGCCCGCCGCGCAGCGCGTGCGTCGCATCAGCAGTGAAAACCGCGGGGGGAGCTTCGTCCAGTCCGAGCTCTGGTTCGAAGACCTGGAGGACCGTGAGCCGCACAAGGACAGCCATCGCCTGTTGGGCGAGGACAGCTACGAGGGCACCGAGGTCAAGCTGCTGGAGAGCGTGCCGGTGGATGCGGGTAATTCCGTCTACAGCAAGCGCCTCAGCTGGGTGCACCCCGATACCCATATCCCGTTGCGGATCGATTTTTACCAGGATGGAGACGAGCCGGTGAAGCGGCTCACCGTGGAGCGTATAGAGCGTATCCAGGGCTACTGGACGGTGATGAGCAGCACGATGACCGACCTGCGCCAGGGTCGGACCACCAGGCTGGAAGTCGAGGAAGTGGTGTATGACCAAGGACTGCCCCGGGACCTTTTTACAAGCCGCGCCTTGTCCGACCCCTCGCGGGAGACGGACTACCGCCCCTGA
- a CDS encoding ThiF family adenylyltransferase: MGGFDYRTAFTRNVGWVTEKELEVLRGARVAIAGLGGVGGAHLLTLARLGIGAFNISDFDVFELHNMNRQVGASMRHLGEPKARVLAAMAQDINPELDMRVFPDGVREGNLTEFLEGVDVYVDGLDFFAFEARRQVFAAVARAGIPAVTVAPLGMGAALLNFHPERMSFDAYFDLRDGLSDEDLALRFMMGLAPAMLHMGYLADPDAVDLGRQRGPSTPMACDLCAGVMGTEVLKLLLNRGRVVWAPRGVHFDAYRQRLAHTWRPGGNRNPLQRVLIAIARRRLARLRLARQPLQSGGDG, encoded by the coding sequence ATGGGGGGGTTCGACTACCGCACAGCCTTCACCCGTAATGTGGGCTGGGTGACCGAGAAAGAACTTGAGGTGTTGCGTGGTGCAAGGGTAGCCATTGCCGGGCTTGGCGGGGTGGGTGGTGCGCACCTGCTGACCTTGGCACGCCTGGGTATTGGTGCCTTCAACATCTCCGACTTCGACGTCTTCGAATTGCACAACATGAACCGCCAGGTGGGGGCGAGCATGCGCCACCTGGGGGAGCCCAAGGCCCGGGTGCTGGCCGCCATGGCGCAGGACATCAACCCTGAGTTGGATATGCGGGTGTTTCCTGATGGGGTGCGTGAGGGCAATCTGACCGAATTTCTCGAAGGCGTGGATGTCTACGTGGATGGGCTGGACTTCTTTGCCTTCGAGGCACGGCGGCAGGTGTTCGCCGCCGTGGCGCGAGCGGGCATTCCCGCGGTTACCGTGGCTCCGCTGGGTATGGGGGCCGCGTTGCTCAACTTCCACCCGGAGCGGATGAGCTTCGACGCCTACTTTGACCTGCGCGATGGCTTGTCCGACGAGGACCTGGCGCTGCGTTTCATGATGGGCCTGGCACCGGCCATGCTCCACATGGGCTACCTTGCCGACCCCGACGCGGTGGACCTGGGCCGCCAGCGGGGGCCATCTACCCCCATGGCGTGCGACCTTTGTGCCGGCGTCATGGGCACCGAGGTGTTGAAGCTATTGCTGAACCGGGGGCGCGTGGTCTGGGCGCCGCGCGGGGTGCATTTCGATGCCTACCGCCAGCGACTGGCCCACACTTGGCGCCCCGGGGGCAACCGCAACCCCCTGCAACGGGTGTTGATCGCCATTGCACGGCGCAGGTTGGCCCGCCTGAGGCTGGCCCGACAGCCCCTTCAGAGTGGAGGAGACGGATGA
- a CDS encoding PEP-CTERM/exosortase system-associated acyltransferase encodes MADAPLAEAFDTYFSYSLVRGDERNEIHRLRYEVYCREFGFEKDEDCPGGLERDEFDDASWHGLLRHRGSGTAAGCVRVVPADTGPEGGLPIEKHCRESFFHPELRPDLLDRAHVCEVSRLAVHGVFRRRKGESKTPLGDVDGLDIPAEQYRTFPLMAVSLFMAATALTGLTEKHHVFAMMEPRLARLLGRSGLTFTQVGNVQDYHGLRAAFYIHRDDAVSGLQQSAMLRHLYQRALEQLGAGFHAASPA; translated from the coding sequence ATGGCAGATGCACCGTTGGCGGAGGCCTTCGACACCTATTTCAGCTACAGCCTGGTACGGGGCGACGAGCGCAACGAGATTCATCGCCTTCGTTACGAGGTCTATTGTCGGGAATTTGGCTTCGAGAAGGATGAGGACTGCCCGGGGGGGCTGGAGCGGGACGAGTTCGATGACGCCTCCTGGCACGGCCTGCTGCGCCACCGCGGCAGTGGTACGGCTGCGGGTTGTGTGCGGGTAGTGCCCGCCGATACCGGTCCGGAGGGTGGGTTGCCCATAGAAAAACATTGCCGGGAGAGTTTCTTTCACCCGGAGTTGCGCCCCGACCTGCTGGATCGTGCTCACGTCTGCGAGGTTTCCCGGTTGGCAGTTCACGGCGTGTTCCGGCGCCGTAAGGGCGAATCCAAGACGCCCTTGGGTGATGTGGATGGCCTGGATATTCCCGCCGAGCAGTACCGCACGTTCCCGCTGATGGCGGTCAGCCTGTTCATGGCGGCCACCGCCCTCACCGGGCTCACCGAGAAGCACCACGTCTTCGCCATGATGGAACCCCGCCTGGCACGCCTTCTGGGGCGAAGTGGGCTGACGTTCACCCAAGTGGGAAACGTCCAGGATTACCACGGACTCCGTGCCGCCTTCTATATTCACAGGGATGACGCCGTCAGCGGACTCCAGCAGTCGGCCATGCTCCGGCACCTGTACCAGCGTGCCCTGGAGCAGTTGGGGGCAGGCTTCCACGCTGCCAGTCCGGCCTGA
- a CDS encoding GNAT family N-acyltransferase, with amino-acid sequence MSEDKYQVVVADCSESRREHFRIRYRVFCQETGFEPSEYHPDGLERDIHDNQAVHFLAGRVGPDGEDCEWLGTMRLIRPEPLPLPLQQLIATEPGSDDGNATPTFRRGAVEVSRLIVRPQGRRACSQSLMYMLCRAAWAYAMKEGVEQLYFMVRPGLARVLRSRGLPLEVFAPPVEHRGLRLPCRVETAALGLGLRAWRSRLSTALPVTPFVSHAAMVEARDVLPEPAMPYGGLATHPA; translated from the coding sequence ATGTCTGAAGACAAATATCAGGTTGTTGTCGCTGACTGTAGCGAATCACGACGCGAGCATTTTCGCATCCGTTACCGTGTGTTCTGCCAGGAAACCGGCTTTGAACCCTCCGAATACCATCCGGATGGGCTGGAGCGGGATATCCACGATAACCAGGCAGTGCACTTCCTGGCAGGGCGGGTGGGCCCTGATGGAGAGGATTGCGAGTGGTTGGGCACCATGCGGCTGATCAGGCCCGAGCCGCTGCCGCTGCCGCTGCAACAACTCATCGCCACCGAGCCCGGCTCTGACGATGGCAACGCGACGCCCACCTTCAGGCGTGGTGCGGTTGAGGTGTCCCGCCTGATCGTACGGCCACAGGGCCGCCGCGCCTGCTCCCAGTCGCTCATGTACATGCTCTGCCGGGCCGCGTGGGCCTATGCTATGAAAGAGGGCGTGGAGCAGCTTTACTTCATGGTCAGGCCGGGGCTGGCGCGCGTCCTTCGCAGTCGCGGCCTGCCGCTGGAGGTCTTTGCGCCCCCGGTAGAGCACCGCGGGCTCAGATTGCCCTGCCGGGTGGAGACAGCAGCGCTGGGGCTGGGGCTACGGGCCTGGCGAAGCCGTTTGTCCACGGCGTTGCCGGTGACCCCGTTCGTCAGCCATGCGGCCATGGTGGAGGCGAGGGATGTTTTGCCCGAGCCCGCCATGCCCTATGGGGGGCTTGCGACGCACCCGGCGTGA